The genome window GTTCGCCTGCGAGCCGGAGTTCGGCTGCACGTTCGCGCATTCGGCGCCGAACAGCTGTTTCACACGGTCGATGGCCAGTTGCTCGGCCACGTCGACGTATTCGCAGCCGCCGTAGTAGCGCTTGCCCGGATAGCCTTCGGCGTACTTGTTCGTCAGCTGCGAGCCTTGCGCTTCCATTACGGCTGGCGACGTGTAGTTCTCCGACGCGATCAGTTCGATGTGGTCGTGCTGGCGCGTGTTCTCTTTTTGAATGACGGCGAACAATTCAGGATCGACGTTGGCGAGGGTGTGATCTTTTGCAAACATGTAAAAACTCCAAGTATGAGGGTGCTTGTACTGGCAGGTTGGATCGAATGAGGGGAGCCGGCGTTAAGTGAATAACAACATTGGACAGGCAGCCTCTTCGTGCTTTTCCATAGTGGCTACCCAGGCGAACGGCTGATGAAAAATCTCACGTTTCCCGGTGGGTGCCCACCTTTCGCCGGTTTGCCGATCGCCATCCAGGCAGATCGCCGACTTTTCGCCAGTCACGTGAGACGTAATGGAAATCAAATTGTAAGTTAAGTGTCCAAATTGAGCAAGGAATGCAACCGTGCGGCTATAATCGCCGCGCGCAGCCCGGGCATGGCCACAGGCCGCCCCGGAGCGTGACTGCGGCTCTTAAGCTGGACTTAAACCTGGCTGCGGCATGTAAGCGTATGTTACGAAGCTTGCCATTGCGCCCCCCGGATTTACAATGCTGCGGTGCAACTTATATGCAGCTTTTGCATGGCTTTCCAGCAAGCGCCCACAGTCACAAGAAGAAAAATCGCGTAAAATGTTGCTCAATCTCACTACTGGCGCAATAAACATGCCTTCAGTCTTTACCTGGAACGTACGTGTCTACTATGAAGACACCGACGCCGGCGGCATCGTGTATTACGCAAATTACCTGAAATTCTTCGAACGCGCGCGTACCGAATGGCTGCGCGCCATCGACGTGGGCCAGCAGGAATTGCTGGAACAGCACGACGCGATGTTCGTTGTCAAAAGCGTCAACGCCGACTATCATGCGCCAGCCAGGCTCGATGACACGGTAAGATTAACCTTAAGCATAGAAAAAATGGGGCGCGCCTCCATCGTTTTCCTGCAACAAGCCTGGTGCGGCGAGCGCCTGCTGAACACGGCCCGCGTCAAGATCGGCTGCGTCGACTCGACACTGCGCCCGCGCGCCGTGCCTGATGCAGTGGCGGCCCGCATGCGCGCCGCCTGAGCCCTACCGCCACCCCCCGGACAATTCACCCAACAGACTGCCAGCCAATGAACGTTACACAAGATCTTTCTTTCCTCGCGCTCATCTCCAATGCCCATTTGATCGTGCAACTGATCATGGCCCTGCTGCTGCTGATTTCCCTGACCAGCTGGACCTACATTTTCCGCAAGATGTTTGCCGTGCGCCAAGCGCGCAAGCAGACCATCGAATTTGAACGCAGCTTCTGGGCCGGCGGCAACCTGCATGCGCTGCATCAAAGCGCCAGCGGCAACCGCGACCAGAGCGGCGCGCTGGCCCGCATCTTCGATGCCGGCATGGGCGAATTCATCAAGGGCAAGGCATCGTACGGTTCGCGCGAAGCGCTGGACGTGGGCGCCGTGCTCGACGGCGCACGCCGCGCCATGCGCGCCGCCTTCCAGCGTGAAATGGACGTGCTCGAATCGCACCTGGCCTTCCTCGCCTCCGTCGGCTCCGTCTCGCCCTACATCGGTCTGCTCGGCACCGTCTGGGGCATCATGAACGCCTTCCGCGGCCTGGCCAACGTGCAGCAAGCCACCCTGGCAGCCGTCGCGCCCGGCATTGCCGAAGCGCTCATCGCCACCGCCATCGGCCTGTTCGCGGCCATTCCCGCCGTCGTCGCCTACAACCGCTTTTCGCATGACATCGACCGCCTGGCGATCCGCTTCGAGAGCTTCGTCGAGGAATTCTCCAACATCTTGCAGCGCCAGTCGCGCTAAAAGGGAGCAAGGTCCATGGGTTCCTCATTCAATAGCGGCGGCATGCGCGGTGGCCGTGGCCGCAAGTTCAAGTCCGAAATCAACGTCGTGCCGTATATCGACGTGATGCTGGTGCTGCTGATCATTTTCATGGTGATGCCATCGTCGAACAATCCCAGCGTGGTGAACCTGCCCAACGCGGAAAGGTCGGCGAAACCACCCGATGACTATATTCAGATTGTGCTGAAACCGAATGGTTCGCTGTCGATCGGCGTCATCGGCAAGGAACAGTTGTCGCCGGAAACGGAACCGAACCGCGACGCCCTGCTGCGCAAGCTGCGCGGCTTGCACGAGAGCAATCCCGACTATCCCGTGATGATCGCGGGCGACAAGGAAAGCAAGTACGACGATGTGATCCAGCTCATTTCGGAAGCGAAGAAGATGGGCATCACCAGAGTCGGCCTGGCCACCAAGTAAGCGCAGCACCCTGTTTCCAGACTTGACCGTTTTTAGATAGACTAGACTTTGCAGACCAAACAAATCGACCATGTACTCGGCAAGCCCTACAGCGTGCCGCGCGAACGCAGCCGCTGGCCCTCACTGGGCCTGGCGCTGGCGATGCACCTTGGCCTGCTGTTTTTCCTGTGGGTGGGCGTACACTGGCAAAATACGGAGCCTGTCGCCGTCGAAGCGGAAGTGTGGGACCTGAAAGTGCAGACGGCCGCGCCGCCGCCCGAGGTGACGACGGAACCGGAGCCGACACCGACTCCTCCGCCGCAACCGCAAGTGGAGCAGCCGGCCCCGCCGCCACCGCCGCCGGTGGCAGCGCCCGAGCCGAAGGTTGACCTGCGCGAGGCGGAGATCGCCCTGGAACGCAAGAAGGCCAAGCTGAAGGAAGAAAAAGAGAAAGCGGCAGCGGAAGAACGCCGCAAGCAGGAATTGAAGGAACGCGAAGAAGAAAAGCGCGAACTGGAAAAACAGAAGCAGAAAGAAAAAGACAAGGCTGACAAGCTGGAAAAAGAAAAAGCCGACAAGCTGGAGAAAGCCAAGGAAGCCAAAGAAAAAGCGGCGGAAGAAAAAGCCGAGAAAGAACTGGCCGATAAAAAAGCCGCGGCGGAAAAGGCCGCCAAGGCGAAGAAAGCGGCGGCGGAAAAAGCGGCAGCCGACAAATTGCATGCCGATGACATGAAGCGGATGATGGCGCAGGCAGGCAATGGCACAACGGGCACGGCCGCGAAAGCGACCGCGCCACGCAAGGACAGCGGCTATGTCGCTGCCCTGACGAGCAAGATCAAGAGCAATATCGCGTACAGCGGTAGCACGGACATGCCGGGTAACCCGCGCGCCGTGTTCAAGATCGAGCAACTGCCAACTGGGGAAATTATTTCGGTCCGAAAGATTAAAAGTAGCGGCCTGCCGGCGTATGACAGCTCGGTGGAAAACGCCATTAATAAATCGTCGCCACTGCCGAAGAAAAAAGACGGCACCGTGGAACGCGAGATTGAACTCATATTCGAGATGAAGGATTTGCCTAA of Janthinobacterium sp. PAMC25594 contains these proteins:
- the ybgC gene encoding tol-pal system-associated acyl-CoA thioesterase, with product MPSVFTWNVRVYYEDTDAGGIVYYANYLKFFERARTEWLRAIDVGQQELLEQHDAMFVVKSVNADYHAPARLDDTVRLTLSIEKMGRASIVFLQQAWCGERLLNTARVKIGCVDSTLRPRAVPDAVAARMRAA
- the tolQ gene encoding protein TolQ, with amino-acid sequence MNVTQDLSFLALISNAHLIVQLIMALLLLISLTSWTYIFRKMFAVRQARKQTIEFERSFWAGGNLHALHQSASGNRDQSGALARIFDAGMGEFIKGKASYGSREALDVGAVLDGARRAMRAAFQREMDVLESHLAFLASVGSVSPYIGLLGTVWGIMNAFRGLANVQQATLAAVAPGIAEALIATAIGLFAAIPAVVAYNRFSHDIDRLAIRFESFVEEFSNILQRQSR
- a CDS encoding ExbD/TolR family protein gives rise to the protein MGSSFNSGGMRGGRGRKFKSEINVVPYIDVMLVLLIIFMVMPSSNNPSVVNLPNAERSAKPPDDYIQIVLKPNGSLSIGVIGKEQLSPETEPNRDALLRKLRGLHESNPDYPVMIAGDKESKYDDVIQLISEAKKMGITRVGLATK
- the tolA gene encoding cell envelope integrity protein TolA, which gives rise to MQTKQIDHVLGKPYSVPRERSRWPSLGLALAMHLGLLFFLWVGVHWQNTEPVAVEAEVWDLKVQTAAPPPEVTTEPEPTPTPPPQPQVEQPAPPPPPPVAAPEPKVDLREAEIALERKKAKLKEEKEKAAAEERRKQELKEREEEKRELEKQKQKEKDKADKLEKEKADKLEKAKEAKEKAAEEKAEKELADKKAAAEKAAKAKKAAAEKAAADKLHADDMKRMMAQAGNGTTGTAAKATAPRKDSGYVAALTSKIKSNIAYSGSTDMPGNPRAVFKIEQLPTGEIISVRKIKSSGLPAYDSSVENAINKSSPLPKKKDGTVEREIELIFEMKDLPK